From a region of the Mauremys mutica isolate MM-2020 ecotype Southern chromosome 12, ASM2049712v1, whole genome shotgun sequence genome:
- the LOC123346886 gene encoding olfactory receptor 11A1-like: protein MEDRDWRNQTDVMEFILLGFGDLPELKILLFLMFLVIYIGTVTGNILITALVVTDQHLHTPMYFFLGNLSCLETCYTSAILLQMLSSLLTGDKTISFSGCIIQMYFFGSLVCTECYLLAVMSYDRYLAICKPLHYSTLMNTKFSLQLAAGSWLNGSLAGSIFVSFLSQLTFCGPNEIDHFYCDVIPFMELSCSDTHWLVLFHFILYCVFTLPPFLLTLTSYVCIIASILSIPSTAGRQKAFSTCSSHLIVVTIYYGTLMIVYMLPNHNTLSLLNKVLSLSYTVMTPLVNPLIYSLRNREVKEALRKAVSKYVAFTKTS from the coding sequence ATGGAAGACAGAGACTGGAGAAATCAAACAGATGTCATGGAATTCATCCTCCTAGGATTCGGGGATCTCCCTGAACTgaaaattcttctcttcctgatgttcctagtgatctacatCGGAACCGTGACAGGGAACATTCTCATCACTGCACTAGTTGtgactgatcagcaccttcacacccccatgtacttcttcctagggaacttgtcctgcttggagacctgctacacctcagCCATCCTGCTCCAGATGCTGTCCAGTCTTCTGACTGGGGACAAAACCATCTCATTCAGTGGCTGCATCATACAAATGTATTTCTTTGGTTCTCTGGTATGTACAGAATGCTATCTCCTAGCagtgatgtcttatgatcggtatttagcgatatgtaaacccctgcactATTCAACTCTTATGAATACCAAGTTTAGTCTCCAATTGGCTGCTGGGTCCTGGTTAAATGGTTCTTTGGCTGGTAGCATCTTTGTCTCATTCCTATCACAGTTAACATTCTGTGGCccaaatgaaattgaccatttctattgTGATGTCATCCCATTCATGgaactctcctgcagtgacacacaCTGGTTAGTATTGTTCCATTTCATCCTATACTGTGTATTCACCCTGCCTCCATTCCTACTAACCCTGACATCCTATGTGTGTATCATTGCCAGCATCCTGAGTATCCCTTCCACTGCTGGGagacaaaaggccttttccacctgctcctcccatctCATTGTGGTGACAATTTACTATGGAACCCTAATGATTGTCTATATGCTTCCAAACCACAATACATTAAGCCTCCTGAACAAAGTGCTCTCTCTTTCCTACACAGTCATGACTCCTCTGGTaaatcccctcatctacagcctgagaaacagagaagTCAAAGAAGCCTTGAGAAAAGCGGTCAGTAAATATGTGGCTTTCACAAAAACTAGCTGA